Proteins co-encoded in one Paenibacillus thermoaerophilus genomic window:
- the bioA gene encoding adenosylmethionine--8-amino-7-oxononanoate transaminase, protein MDKAFLWHPFTQMKDYNNSDPLIIERGEGVKLYDVQGRGYYDGFSSVWLNVHGHNVPELNEAIVAQLGRVAHSTLLGMANVPAVELAAKLAAIAPEGLNKVFYSDSGATGVEIALKMAFQYWHNRGQIGKRSFITMNEAYHGDTIGAVSVGAIPLYHEVFRPLLFPSHTVPYPFPYRHPGGAEGAVETTLSELRKLLEAKAGEIAALIVEPIVQGASGIVVMPEGCLREIAALCRQYDVLLIADEVATGFGRTGRMFACNHEDVSPDLMVVGKGLTGGYLPVAATLATDEIYDAFYADYEERKTFFHGHSYTGNPLGCAVALASLKLMEERRLVESVEAKAALVARKLAPLADWPHVGDIRQKGLIVGIELVRNKATKEPYDWAERIGVRASQRARELGMLTRPLGNVCVFIPPLASTETELDEMTDILAQAIRDVTEGGWDG, encoded by the coding sequence ATGGACAAAGCCTTTTTATGGCATCCTTTTACCCAGATGAAAGACTACAACAACTCCGATCCGCTTATTATCGAGAGAGGCGAAGGCGTCAAGCTGTACGACGTGCAGGGACGCGGCTACTATGACGGCTTCTCGTCGGTGTGGCTCAATGTGCACGGCCATAACGTGCCGGAGCTCAACGAAGCGATCGTCGCCCAGCTCGGCCGCGTCGCCCACTCGACGCTGCTCGGCATGGCGAACGTGCCGGCCGTCGAGCTTGCCGCCAAGCTTGCCGCTATCGCCCCCGAAGGGCTGAACAAGGTGTTTTACTCCGACTCGGGCGCGACCGGCGTCGAGATCGCGCTGAAGATGGCTTTTCAGTATTGGCACAACCGGGGACAAATCGGGAAGCGCTCGTTTATTACGATGAACGAAGCGTATCACGGCGATACGATCGGCGCAGTCAGCGTCGGCGCGATTCCGCTCTATCACGAGGTGTTCCGGCCGCTGCTGTTCCCGTCGCATACGGTTCCCTACCCCTTCCCGTACCGCCACCCGGGCGGCGCGGAAGGGGCGGTGGAGACGACGCTCTCCGAGCTGCGCAAGCTGCTCGAGGCGAAGGCCGGCGAGATCGCCGCGCTGATCGTGGAGCCGATCGTGCAGGGCGCCAGCGGCATCGTCGTGATGCCGGAAGGCTGCCTGCGCGAGATCGCCGCGCTGTGCCGCCAGTACGACGTCCTGCTGATCGCCGACGAGGTGGCGACCGGGTTCGGCCGTACGGGACGGATGTTCGCCTGCAATCACGAGGACGTGTCGCCCGACCTGATGGTCGTCGGCAAAGGGCTGACCGGCGGGTATCTGCCCGTGGCCGCCACACTCGCCACCGACGAGATTTACGATGCGTTCTACGCCGATTACGAGGAGCGGAAGACGTTTTTCCACGGCCACTCCTATACCGGCAACCCGCTCGGCTGCGCCGTCGCGCTCGCCAGCCTGAAGCTGATGGAGGAACGCCGCCTCGTCGAAAGCGTCGAGGCGAAGGCCGCGCTGGTAGCGCGCAAGCTGGCCCCGCTGGCCGATTGGCCGCATGTCGGCGATATCCGCCAGAAGGGGCTGATCGTCGGCATCGAGCTGGTCCGGAACAAGGCGACGAAAGAGCCTTACGACTGGGCGGAGCGCATCGGCGTACGCGCCTCGCAACGCGCGCGGGAGCTGGGCATGCTGACGCGGCCGCTCGGCAACGTCTGTGTCTTCATCCCGCCGCTGGCGAGCACGGAGACGGAGCTGGATGAGATGACGGACATTCTCGCCCAGGCGATCCGCGATGTGACCGAAGGCGGGTGGGACGGATGA